One window of Papaver somniferum cultivar HN1 chromosome 9, ASM357369v1, whole genome shotgun sequence genomic DNA carries:
- the LOC113310482 gene encoding probable serine/threonine-protein kinase PBL16, with protein MGNCWFRWKPSIYRVSSNAKSDSPKVESLTKEEEKKTVYKLPSNPEEVEDFRRGDLAVNPLVVFSFSELEVITSNFRQDHVLGGGGFGSVYKGFISEDLREGIQSLQVAVKVHDGDNSHQGHREWLAEVIYLGQLSHPNLVKLVGYCCEDEHRVLIYEYMPRGSVENNLFSRVLLPLPWSVRMKIALGAAKGLAFLHDAEQPVIYRDFKTSNILLDMDYNPKLSDFGLAKDGPVGDKSHVSTRIMGTYGYAAPEYIMTGHLTPRSDVYSYGVVLLELLTGRKSLDKSRPAREQNLTDWALPLLSEKKKLVNIIDPRLGGDYPIKGIHKAAMLAYHCLNRNPKARPLMRDIVDSLEPLQVSTTELSNTVLTYSDEASLVASRKK; from the exons ATGGGGAACTGTTGGTTTAGATGGAAACCTTCAATTTACAGAGTCTCATCTAATGCAAAATCAG attctCCAAAAGTTGAAAGTCTAACaaaggaagaagagaaaaaaacagTGTATAAGTTACCTTCAAATCCAGAAGAAGTTGAAGATTTCCGTCGTGGAGATTTGGCTGTGAATCCGTTAGTAGTTTTTAGTTTTAGTGAATTAGAAGTAATAACAAGCAATTTTAGACAAGATCATGTATTGGGTGGAGGTGGATTTGGAAGTGTTTATAAAGGGTTTATCTCTGAAGATTTAAGAGAGGGAAttcaatctcttcaagttgctgtTAAAGTTCATGATGGTGATAATAGTCATCAAGGTCATAGAGAATGGCTG GCTGAGGTTATATACTTGGGGCAACTTTCACATCCAAATTTGGTGAAACTAGTAGGATATTGCTGCGAAGATGAACACCGAGTGTTGATTTATGAGTATATGCCGCGGGGTAGTGTCGAGAACAATCTCTTCTCAA GAGTTTTACTTCCTCTTCCATGGTCTGTCAGAATGAAGATTGCATTAGGTGCTGCAAAAGGACTTGCATTTCTCCATGACGCAGAGCAGCCAGTCATCTATCGAGATTTTAAGACATCCAATATTTTGCTTGACATG GACTACAACCCAAAGCTTTCTGATTTCGGCCTAGCCAAAGATGGACCAGTGGGCGATAAATCTCACGTGTCTACTCGCATCATGGGAACTTATGGCTATGCAGCTCCTGAATACATAATGACGG GGCATTTAACACCTAGGAGTGATGTCTATAGCTACGGTGTCGTTCTGCTCGAGCTACTAACTGGAAGAAAGTCCTTGGACAAATCCCGTCCAGCCCGAGAACAAAACTTAACAGACTGGGCACTTCCTTTACTTAGCGAGAAGAAAAAACTTGTTAACATAATAGACCCAAGATTAGGAGGCGATTATCCGATCAAAGGAATTCACAAAGCAGCTATGCTTGCTTATCATTGCTTAAACCGTAACCCAAAAGCTAGACCATTGATGAGAGATATTGTAGATTCTTTAGAGCCTCTACAAGTTTCAACGACGGAGTTGTCAAATACTGTTCTTACTTACAGTGATGAAGCCTCACTAGTTGCGTCTCGAAAGAAATGA